A window of Aminivibrio sp. contains these coding sequences:
- a CDS encoding TRAP transporter small permease, which translates to MKRLLHIGIVLYRAVLTLMTVALFIIVGVSVFTRYLLNSSLGWSDELSRFLFIWVTFLGAAYAYGLNEHIGLDFVVDRVRSEKTRTVIRLLGEICIGVVIFVIAWYGWDVAASATNLSPALDIPMTFVYGVVPLTGALMLIQNILKILQWIGRLRTLSAAPERR; encoded by the coding sequence ATGAAGCGGCTCCTCCACATCGGGATCGTGTTGTACAGGGCGGTGCTCACCCTGATGACAGTGGCCCTTTTCATCATCGTGGGGGTGAGCGTGTTCACCCGGTACTTACTGAACAGTTCCCTGGGATGGTCCGACGAGCTTTCCCGGTTCCTCTTCATCTGGGTGACCTTCCTGGGTGCGGCCTACGCCTACGGACTGAACGAGCACATCGGACTGGATTTCGTGGTGGACAGGGTCCGGAGCGAAAAGACGAGGACCGTCATCCGCCTCCTGGGCGAAATCTGCATCGGCGTGGTCATCTTCGTCATCGCATGGTACGGCTGGGACGTGGCCGCATCCGCCACAAACCTCTCCCCGGCCCTGGACATTCCCATGACCTTCGTCTACGGAGTGGTTCCCCTGACCGGCGCGCTCATGCTCATCCAGAACATCCTGAAGATCCTGCAGTGGATCGGGCGTCTGCGGACCCTGTCCGCCGCTCCGGAAAGGAGGTAG